A section of the Prochlorococcus sp. MIT 1341 genome encodes:
- a CDS encoding shikimate dehydrogenase: protein MTMINGKTEFLGLLGNPVKHSLSPVMHNAALAEMNMNWCYIAMPCETNNLKTVLKGLSALNFQGLNVTIPHKNTITKFCDELTPLAQRLGAVNTLVLNKSHGWIGSNTDVEGFLAPLKSKNYAWDNRKAMVLGCGGSARAVLTGLKELGIAEITVIGRNKQRLNTFIKEMNQILTDFPKESKSIAIKGILETDLELIEKIKQIDLFVNATPIGMENDTEKPKPTLKIPLGKEIWKHLNSHSILYDLIYNPRPTEWLKWGKEQGCECIDGLEMLVQQGAASLKIWSRKTEIPIEVMRIAAKTALLN, encoded by the coding sequence ATGACAATGATCAACGGAAAAACAGAGTTTTTAGGGCTTCTTGGAAACCCAGTAAAACATTCCTTGTCACCAGTTATGCACAATGCAGCACTGGCAGAAATGAATATGAACTGGTGCTACATCGCTATGCCTTGTGAAACTAACAATTTAAAAACAGTCTTAAAAGGGCTTAGCGCATTGAACTTTCAGGGCCTGAATGTCACGATCCCTCACAAAAACACAATCACGAAATTCTGCGATGAACTAACACCACTGGCTCAAAGGCTAGGAGCTGTCAATACATTAGTACTAAACAAAAGCCATGGATGGATAGGGTCTAATACTGATGTAGAAGGATTCTTAGCCCCTCTGAAAAGCAAAAATTACGCATGGGATAATCGAAAGGCGATGGTTTTAGGCTGTGGAGGAAGTGCTAGAGCTGTATTAACAGGCCTCAAAGAATTAGGCATAGCCGAAATCACTGTCATAGGACGTAATAAGCAACGCCTAAACACCTTCATAAAAGAGATGAATCAAATATTAACTGACTTTCCCAAAGAATCTAAATCCATTGCTATAAAAGGGATTCTAGAAACCGATTTAGAATTAATCGAAAAAATAAAGCAAATAGATTTGTTTGTTAATGCAACACCAATAGGCATGGAAAATGACACTGAAAAACCAAAGCCAACTCTCAAAATTCCTCTTGGTAAAGAAATATGGAAACACCTAAACTCTCACTCAATTCTTTATGACCTGATTTACAATCCAAGGCCAACTGAATGGCTTAAATGGGGGAAGGAACAAGGTTGCGAATGCATCGATGGGCTTGAAATGTTGGTACAACAAGGAGCCGCCTCACTAAAGATTTGGAGTCGCAAAACAGAAATACCAATAGAAGTTATGCGAATAGCAGCGAAAACCGCTCTATTGAACTAG
- the mraY gene encoding phospho-N-acetylmuramoyl-pentapeptide-transferase — MKISKSLNPATISSLILGSLIFASCFISDQLIVNSFLSVPLICCTIFSILCTHLSIPQLKTLKIGQIIRPEGPQSHKRKSGTPTMGGIAVIPISLIIGSLISVNEGMGTKLIAISSITLAFMFIGGLDDLQSLLDARSLGLTAKKKILLQSIASSIFLVYCSFQNWIDPTINFPWHQSISIGLLIWPLSLFVFLAESNSTNLTDGLDGLASGCGALVFTGIAIHLMLRGNNGDPALAGFSIAMAGGWLGFLSQNHNPAKLFMGDTGSLAMGASLAAIALLSDSLWALLIMGGVFLAEALSVIIQVSIFKFTKKKYGVGYRLLKMAPLHHHLELSGLSENLIVTSFWLITCILIGIVLITTVPT, encoded by the coding sequence TTGAAAATCTCTAAATCATTAAATCCGGCAACTATTTCAAGTTTAATTTTAGGTAGTCTAATTTTTGCAAGTTGTTTTATATCAGATCAATTAATAGTGAATAGTTTCTTAAGTGTTCCATTAATTTGCTGCACAATTTTCTCAATTTTATGTACCCATTTGAGTATTCCACAATTAAAAACACTGAAGATAGGACAAATAATTCGACCAGAAGGCCCTCAATCTCATAAAAGAAAAAGCGGAACTCCAACTATGGGAGGAATTGCTGTAATACCAATTAGTCTAATTATAGGCAGTCTAATCAGTGTCAACGAAGGGATGGGCACAAAACTAATCGCAATTAGCTCAATAACACTAGCCTTCATGTTTATTGGTGGGCTTGATGATTTACAAAGTCTGTTAGATGCAAGAAGTTTAGGGCTCACTGCAAAGAAAAAGATTTTATTGCAATCAATTGCTTCTAGTATTTTTCTGGTTTATTGCTCATTTCAAAACTGGATAGACCCAACAATTAATTTTCCATGGCATCAATCAATCTCAATAGGTCTGTTAATTTGGCCTTTATCTCTTTTCGTATTCCTTGCGGAAAGCAACTCAACAAATCTAACTGATGGATTAGATGGATTAGCAAGTGGCTGCGGAGCTCTTGTGTTTACAGGAATAGCAATTCACCTAATGCTACGTGGAAATAATGGAGATCCTGCTCTAGCAGGATTCAGCATTGCAATGGCAGGCGGGTGGCTTGGATTCCTTTCGCAAAACCATAACCCTGCAAAACTATTTATGGGTGACACAGGGTCTCTTGCGATGGGAGCATCCTTGGCAGCAATTGCTTTACTGTCTGATAGCCTTTGGGCACTCCTGATAATGGGTGGTGTATTTTTAGCAGAGGCTTTATCGGTAATTATTCAAGTATCTATTTTTAAATTTACGAAGAAAAAATATGGGGTTGGATATCGATTGTTAAAGATGGCGCCTTTACACCATCACTTAGAACTCAGTGGTCTTAGCGAGAATCTAATTGTTACAAGTTTTTGGCTAATAACTTGTATTTTAATAGGGATAGTCTTAATTACTACTGTTCCAACCTAA
- a CDS encoding DUF3134 family protein: protein MSTLDKVDLSSLDDINPALTRFGRTEPAPVLPLREEPDLLSWLEETGRLMTDDDSASPEVSTVEEEELSALMGEKEDYKAEDEQTDDEWED, encoded by the coding sequence ATGAGCACTCTAGACAAAGTTGACTTGAGCTCTTTAGACGATATAAATCCTGCTTTGACACGTTTCGGACGTACTGAGCCTGCTCCAGTGTTGCCACTTAGAGAAGAGCCAGACTTGCTTTCTTGGCTAGAAGAAACTGGAAGACTGATGACGGACGACGACTCTGCGTCTCCAGAAGTAAGCACAGTTGAAGAGGAAGAACTTTCTGCTCTCATGGGAGAAAAAGAAGATTACAAAGCAGAAGATGAGCAAACAGATGATGAGTGGGAGGATTAA
- a CDS encoding radical SAM protein, translating into MLAFPSNYSIGITSLGYQVIWATLAQRNDVDVKRLFTDLRERAHRKCDLFGLSLSWELDGPILLDLLEKEGIPIWSNQRKEEDPIVFGGGPVLTANPEPMAPFFDVILMGDGEELLPRFIDNLNATKNKTRLERLHSLTAIPGIYVPKFYEPEYDKSGTLLRISPIDPKIPEKVVKQTFLGNVLSHSTVITPDAAWPNIHMVEVVRSCPEMCRFCMASYLTLPFRTSSLNQGLIPAVEKGLKITNRIGLLGASVTQHPQFNELMEWLNQDKFDETRISVSSVRAGTITPDLSKILAKRGTKSITMAIESGSQKIRNIVNKKLNEDEIFNAAKNTYLGGLKGLKLYGMVGLPLENEEDIEKTADLLIRLKKQTSQLRFTLGVSTFVPKAHTPFQWYGIHKNADKRLKRLSKVLRPQGIEVRPESYKWSLIQALLSRGDRRLAPVIYAIRGSHNRLGEWKKAFNAAFNQELNKHFYPVNEPPPPPAWDEIIHDQWDTSKVLPWNHLEGPINKAKLIEHHLLLKT; encoded by the coding sequence ATACTTGCTTTTCCTAGTAATTACTCTATAGGTATTACCAGTCTTGGATACCAAGTTATTTGGGCAACACTTGCACAAAGAAATGATGTAGACGTTAAGCGTCTCTTTACGGATCTGAGAGAACGTGCTCACAGAAAATGTGATTTATTTGGGCTATCTCTTAGCTGGGAACTTGATGGACCAATTCTACTAGATTTATTAGAAAAAGAAGGTATACCAATATGGAGCAATCAAAGAAAAGAAGAAGACCCAATTGTCTTTGGAGGTGGACCAGTTTTAACTGCTAATCCGGAGCCTATGGCTCCATTTTTTGATGTAATTTTAATGGGCGATGGAGAAGAGCTATTGCCAAGGTTTATTGACAATTTAAATGCAACAAAAAATAAAACAAGATTAGAACGTCTTCATAGTTTAACAGCTATACCAGGAATATATGTACCGAAGTTCTATGAACCAGAATATGACAAAAGTGGAACGTTATTACGAATTAGCCCAATAGATCCAAAGATCCCTGAGAAAGTTGTTAAACAAACATTTCTTGGCAATGTACTCAGTCACTCAACTGTTATTACACCCGACGCAGCATGGCCAAACATACATATGGTTGAAGTGGTCAGAAGTTGCCCGGAAATGTGTAGATTTTGCATGGCAAGTTATCTCACATTGCCTTTTAGAACCAGCTCGCTAAACCAAGGCTTAATACCCGCCGTAGAAAAAGGATTAAAAATAACAAATCGAATAGGGTTACTAGGTGCATCAGTTACTCAACACCCTCAATTTAATGAACTAATGGAATGGCTAAATCAAGATAAATTTGATGAAACAAGGATTAGTGTTAGTTCGGTTAGAGCCGGAACAATTACTCCTGATTTAAGTAAAATTCTTGCGAAAAGAGGCACTAAATCTATTACTATGGCTATAGAAAGTGGCAGTCAAAAAATCAGAAATATAGTAAATAAAAAATTAAATGAAGATGAAATTTTTAATGCCGCAAAAAATACATACCTAGGCGGCTTAAAGGGATTAAAGCTTTATGGAATGGTTGGTCTACCTTTGGAAAATGAAGAAGACATAGAAAAAACAGCTGATTTATTAATCAGACTCAAAAAACAAACATCTCAACTAAGATTTACTCTTGGTGTGAGCACGTTTGTTCCTAAAGCTCATACTCCATTTCAATGGTATGGAATTCATAAAAATGCTGATAAAAGACTTAAAAGATTAAGCAAAGTGCTCAGACCTCAAGGGATTGAAGTTAGACCGGAAAGTTATAAATGGAGTTTAATCCAGGCGCTTCTTTCAAGAGGAGATAGAAGACTTGCACCCGTAATTTATGCAATTAGAGGTTCTCATAATCGTTTAGGGGAATGGAAAAAAGCATTCAACGCTGCATTTAATCAAGAACTAAACAAACACTTTTATCCCGTCAATGAACCTCCTCCTCCTCCTGCCTGGGATGAAATAATCCATGATCAATGGGATACCTCTAAAGTACTTCCCTGGAATCATCTAGAAGGACCTATAAACAAAGCAAAACTTATTGAGCACCACCTACTTTTAAAGACTTGA
- a CDS encoding FAD-dependent oxidoreductase, producing the protein MGGGSIGLGTAWHLTNLGHNVAIIDEHICKKCNKSNSQSGTTASLGVLMANVFQRSTGRAWKLRQRSQNLWPIWIKELTTKEFQIKLENPLIKIATNEKEDLRIKTLIQTRQHLGIRHLNKEEKYFYEQLWPQNKYTGMVSMNDGRIDPIGLQQALKYNLKKTNINMLAAKVTSIRRQVTGKVNHWSLKLDNIGELSFEKVIICASLGSSGLIIDLGYNIPLEPVLGQAVEIKTSLSNETYLKLPPVLNIYGVNIIPTQDNQIYIGATLERNTEPLPTYLEQMICLNNQAPQWIQTEEIIHQWHGLRAKPINRSAPILEQLEPGLILATGHYRNGILLTPATAEFIANEISK; encoded by the coding sequence ATTGGTGGGGGCTCAATTGGCCTAGGTACAGCATGGCATCTGACAAACCTAGGGCACAATGTGGCAATTATTGACGAACATATCTGCAAAAAGTGCAACAAGTCAAATAGTCAATCTGGAACAACTGCATCATTAGGTGTTTTGATGGCAAATGTCTTCCAAAGAAGCACTGGAAGAGCCTGGAAGCTTAGACAAAGGAGTCAAAATCTTTGGCCAATATGGATAAAAGAGCTGACTACAAAAGAATTCCAAATAAAATTAGAGAATCCACTCATTAAGATTGCAACAAACGAAAAAGAAGATCTCAGAATAAAAACATTAATCCAAACACGTCAACACCTTGGAATTAGACATCTAAATAAAGAAGAAAAGTATTTTTACGAGCAATTATGGCCACAAAATAAATATACAGGCATGGTATCAATGAATGATGGGAGGATAGATCCCATAGGCCTACAACAAGCTTTGAAGTATAATTTAAAAAAAACAAATATAAACATGTTGGCTGCAAAAGTAACCAGCATAAGAAGGCAAGTAACAGGTAAAGTTAATCATTGGTCATTAAAACTAGACAACATTGGTGAGCTATCCTTTGAGAAAGTAATTATCTGTGCCTCGCTAGGAAGCAGTGGGTTGATTATAGATTTAGGTTACAATATTCCACTGGAACCAGTCTTAGGACAAGCTGTTGAAATAAAAACTTCGCTTTCAAATGAAACATATTTAAAATTACCACCTGTTCTAAACATTTATGGTGTCAACATAATTCCAACACAAGATAATCAAATTTACATAGGAGCAACTCTGGAAAGAAATACAGAACCACTACCTACATATCTTGAGCAAATGATTTGTCTGAATAACCAAGCGCCACAATGGATACAAACAGAAGAAATCATTCATCAATGGCACGGATTAAGAGCAAAACCAATTAATCGATCTGCACCAATCCTTGAACAACTAGAGCCCGGTTTAATTTTAGCCACGGGTCATTACAGAAATGGAATTTTATTAACTCCAGCCACTGCAGAGTTTATAGCAAATGAAATCTCTAAATAA
- the rpsF gene encoding 30S ribosomal protein S6 yields MTEQPYYETMYILRPDIPEEEVESHLSKYSEILENTGAKILDNQMRGKRRLAYSIKKHKEGIYVQLSHNGDGQQVAVLEKAMRLSDDVIRYLTVKQEGPLPAPRVVPNNENTEKEKEKEKEKESPEEETKEKVDNDN; encoded by the coding sequence ATGACCGAACAGCCTTACTACGAAACAATGTACATCCTCCGTCCGGACATCCCGGAAGAGGAGGTCGAAAGCCATTTGAGCAAATACAGCGAAATACTTGAAAACACTGGCGCGAAAATCCTAGATAATCAGATGCGTGGGAAAAGAAGACTTGCATACTCAATTAAAAAGCACAAAGAAGGTATTTATGTACAACTGAGTCATAATGGAGATGGGCAACAAGTTGCTGTGCTTGAAAAAGCTATGAGGTTAAGTGACGATGTAATTCGCTATCTCACAGTTAAGCAAGAGGGTCCGCTTCCAGCCCCAAGAGTTGTACCAAATAACGAAAATACCGAAAAAGAAAAAGAAAAAGAAAAAGAAAAAGAAAGCCCTGAAGAAGAAACAAAAGAAAAGGTAGATAATGATAACTAG
- the dnaK gene encoding molecular chaperone DnaK: protein MGKVVGIDLGTTNSCVAVMEGGKPIVIANAEGFRTTPSVVAYTKNQDQLVGQIAKRQAVMNPENTFYSAKRFVGRRVDEVNEESKEVSYGVEKAGSKLKLKCPVLDKQFSPEEVSAQVLRKLSDDAGKYLGEDVSQAVITVPAYFNDSQRQATKDAGKIAGLEVLRIINEPTAAALAYGLDKKSNERILVFDLGGGTFDVSVLEVGDGVFEVLSTSGDTHLGGDDFDKVIVDYLADTFKSNEGIDLRQDKQALQRLTEAAEKAKIELSSATQSEINLPFITATSEGPKHVDLNLTRAKFEELASSLFDRCRIPVEQALKDAKLSSGQLDEIVMVGGSTRMPAVQDLVKRVTGKDPNQTVNPDEVVAVGAAIQGGVLAGEVKDILLLDVTPLSLGVETLGGVMTKMIPRNTTVPTKKTETYSTAVDGQTNVEIHVLQGEREMASDNKSLGTFRLDGIPPAPRGVPQIEVTFDIDANGILSVTAKDKGSGKEQSISITGASTLSDTEVDKMVQDAEANASVDKEKRERIDIKNQAETLVYQAEKQLGELGDKVDADAKSKVEDKRTKLKDSLAQEDHELTKSLLEELQQELYSLGASVYQQAGAPGAPQPGETTADASSSGNSDESSNSGDDVIDAEFTETK, encoded by the coding sequence ATGGGCAAGGTAGTTGGCATTGACCTTGGAACCACAAACAGTTGTGTGGCAGTCATGGAGGGAGGCAAACCCATAGTGATAGCTAATGCTGAAGGGTTTCGTACCACACCTTCTGTTGTGGCATATACCAAAAATCAAGATCAATTAGTTGGTCAGATTGCCAAGCGTCAGGCTGTAATGAATCCTGAGAATACTTTCTATTCGGCAAAGCGTTTTGTTGGACGTCGCGTAGATGAGGTTAATGAAGAGTCTAAAGAGGTTAGTTATGGGGTAGAGAAAGCTGGTTCAAAGTTGAAGCTAAAATGCCCTGTATTGGATAAGCAGTTTTCTCCTGAAGAAGTAAGCGCTCAGGTTTTAAGAAAACTGTCAGATGATGCTGGTAAATATCTTGGTGAGGATGTTAGCCAAGCAGTAATTACTGTTCCTGCTTATTTTAATGATTCCCAGCGTCAAGCAACTAAGGATGCTGGAAAGATTGCTGGTCTTGAGGTCCTTCGGATTATTAATGAACCAACCGCAGCAGCATTAGCTTATGGTTTAGATAAGAAAAGTAATGAGAGGATTTTAGTTTTTGATTTAGGAGGAGGCACTTTTGATGTATCTGTTTTAGAGGTTGGTGATGGTGTTTTTGAAGTGCTATCAACATCAGGAGATACTCATCTTGGAGGAGATGATTTTGATAAGGTAATCGTTGATTATCTTGCTGATACTTTTAAGAGCAATGAAGGTATCGATTTACGTCAGGATAAGCAAGCACTTCAACGGCTTACAGAAGCTGCAGAAAAGGCAAAAATAGAACTTTCAAGCGCAACTCAAAGTGAAATTAATTTGCCTTTCATAACAGCTACTTCAGAAGGCCCTAAACATGTTGATCTTAATCTGACACGAGCTAAGTTCGAGGAATTAGCGTCATCACTTTTTGACCGTTGTCGTATTCCAGTAGAGCAGGCACTTAAGGATGCAAAACTTTCTTCAGGTCAATTAGATGAAATAGTAATGGTCGGTGGTTCTACACGTATGCCGGCTGTTCAAGACTTAGTCAAGAGAGTAACTGGCAAAGATCCAAATCAGACAGTTAACCCAGATGAAGTTGTTGCTGTTGGAGCAGCTATTCAAGGAGGAGTCCTTGCAGGGGAAGTTAAGGATATTTTATTATTGGATGTCACACCATTGTCGTTAGGTGTTGAGACTTTGGGAGGTGTGATGACAAAAATGATTCCCAGAAATACAACAGTTCCAACTAAAAAGACCGAAACTTATTCGACAGCTGTAGATGGTCAAACGAATGTTGAGATTCATGTTCTACAAGGAGAACGTGAAATGGCATCAGATAATAAGAGTCTTGGAACATTCCGCTTAGATGGAATTCCTCCTGCTCCTCGTGGAGTACCTCAGATAGAAGTAACTTTTGATATTGATGCTAATGGAATATTGAGTGTTACCGCAAAAGATAAAGGTAGTGGCAAGGAGCAAAGCATTTCTATTACTGGTGCTTCTACACTTTCAGATACAGAAGTAGATAAAATGGTTCAGGATGCTGAAGCAAATGCATCAGTAGACAAAGAAAAGCGAGAACGTATTGATATAAAGAATCAAGCGGAGACTTTGGTTTATCAAGCGGAGAAACAGCTTGGTGAGCTTGGAGATAAAGTAGATGCAGATGCTAAATCTAAGGTTGAGGATAAGAGAACTAAATTAAAGGACTCCTTAGCGCAAGAAGATCATGAATTAACTAAATCATTGCTAGAGGAATTGCAACAAGAATTGTATAGTTTAGGAGCATCGGTTTATCAGCAGGCAGGAGCGCCTGGTGCTCCGCAGCCAGGAGAGACAACCGCTGATGCTTCATCTTCTGGTAATTCAGATGAGTCATCTAATTCAGGTGATGATGTTATTGATGCTGAATTTACAGAGACAAAGTAG
- a CDS encoding Tic20 family protein — protein MLLPIWQRLLGILLYLIPWSDAIPFGRNLFAEFPFLRWISLPALPIVILQQAIPFGGFLVFLIIFLAVIRNPRVPYFLRFNALQALLLDIGLILLSYAFQIIISPLGNALIIRTFSSTILVTMLAVVIFSIIECLKGNEPDLPGISTAVRIQIN, from the coding sequence ATGCTCCTACCAATCTGGCAAAGGTTGCTAGGCATTTTGCTTTACCTCATTCCCTGGAGCGATGCAATTCCTTTTGGAAGAAATTTGTTCGCAGAATTTCCTTTTTTACGCTGGATCAGCCTTCCTGCATTACCAATTGTGATCTTGCAACAAGCTATTCCTTTTGGCGGATTCTTGGTCTTTCTGATTATTTTCCTAGCTGTGATAAGAAATCCAAGAGTGCCGTACTTCCTACGTTTCAATGCCTTACAAGCTCTACTTTTAGATATTGGACTTATTTTGCTTAGCTATGCATTCCAAATAATCATTAGCCCACTTGGAAATGCTCTAATTATTCGTACATTCTCAAGCACTATTCTTGTAACAATGCTTGCCGTAGTAATTTTCTCAATTATTGAATGCCTCAAAGGCAATGAGCCAGACTTACCTGGAATAAGTACCGCTGTACGCATACAAATCAACTAA
- a CDS encoding O-antigen ligase family protein, which produces MNQQANPTGLFLLSIKSFLKDVRDAPPLINVRFWCLFQAGLFFLPSSAFLSGLFLLPALFYTTPRQFKKFWNDRWNKAFFIIALLMLLGIFSSYTGWLAIVGLGNWLPFFWLFIAAQPFLLFPKARRQAAVCLVVGTFPVLLTGFGQLWFGWQGPWEIFNGLIVWFISPGGEPVGRLSGLFDYANIAGAWLAVVWPFSLALLLQVKISRLHRFFAFIFAILIVCALVLTDSRNAWGGLFLALPFVIGPTRWYWLLPLLAFISMFVAFASFPLVHPNLQTFARRFVPESIWSRLNDMQYSDSRILDSTRLRQWQVAVEFITERPWFGWGAAAFSVLYPLRTGQWHGHAHNLPLDLAVSHGLPVALIFVFTVVSLLITALKRGVLLKGVPNGGNFNEKIFDRAWWTAAFVLLAMHGADMPFFDSRINIVGWILLAGLRSMLYPGKKENLIKSLKVGGAQ; this is translated from the coding sequence ATGAATCAACAGGCTAATCCAACTGGCTTATTTCTTCTATCCATCAAATCTTTTTTAAAGGATGTAAGGGATGCACCACCTCTCATTAATGTCAGATTTTGGTGTTTGTTTCAAGCCGGTTTGTTTTTTTTGCCATCCAGTGCCTTTTTATCAGGTTTATTTTTACTTCCGGCTTTGTTTTATACCACTCCTAGACAATTTAAAAAGTTTTGGAATGACCGATGGAACAAAGCATTCTTCATAATTGCTTTATTGATGCTGTTAGGTATTTTTAGTTCATATACAGGTTGGTTGGCTATTGTTGGATTAGGGAACTGGTTGCCTTTTTTTTGGTTATTCATTGCGGCACAGCCTTTTCTTCTCTTTCCTAAGGCTAGACGACAGGCTGCTGTTTGTTTAGTTGTAGGCACTTTCCCAGTTTTGCTTACAGGCTTTGGTCAGCTTTGGTTTGGCTGGCAGGGACCTTGGGAGATCTTTAATGGTTTAATTGTTTGGTTTATTTCTCCTGGTGGTGAACCTGTAGGTCGATTATCTGGTCTTTTTGATTATGCAAATATTGCAGGTGCTTGGTTGGCTGTAGTGTGGCCTTTTTCTCTTGCTTTACTTTTGCAAGTAAAGATTAGTAGGTTACATCGTTTTTTTGCATTTATTTTTGCAATTTTGATTGTTTGTGCTCTTGTTCTTACAGATTCGCGCAATGCTTGGGGGGGGTTGTTTTTGGCTTTACCCTTTGTAATTGGACCTACGCGTTGGTATTGGTTATTGCCTCTATTGGCATTTATTTCTATGTTTGTAGCTTTTGCTTCTTTTCCTTTAGTTCATCCAAACTTGCAAACTTTTGCCAGAAGATTTGTTCCTGAAAGTATTTGGTCTCGATTAAATGATATGCAATATAGTGATTCCAGAATTTTGGATTCTACGCGCCTTCGCCAGTGGCAAGTGGCCGTTGAGTTCATTACAGAACGTCCTTGGTTTGGTTGGGGAGCAGCAGCTTTTTCCGTTCTGTATCCACTAAGGACTGGCCAGTGGCATGGTCATGCCCACAATCTTCCTTTAGATCTAGCTGTAAGTCACGGTTTACCAGTTGCGCTAATTTTTGTTTTTACTGTTGTTTCCCTCTTAATAACTGCATTGAAAAGAGGGGTTCTTCTAAAGGGGGTGCCTAATGGTGGCAATTTTAATGAGAAGATTTTTGATCGAGCATGGTGGACCGCAGCATTTGTTTTGTTGGCAATGCATGGAGCAGATATGCCCTTTTTTGATAGTCGAATTAATATAGTTGGTTGGATTTTGTTGGCTGGGTTGAGGTCGATGTTATATCCAGGTAAAAAAGAAAACTTGATCAAGTCTTTAAAAGTAGGTGGTGCTCAATAA
- a CDS encoding argininosuccinate synthase encodes MGRAKRVVLAYSGGVDTSVCIPYLKEEWGVEEVIAFAADLGQGDELEPIRQKAFKAGAIESIVENLINPFVEEFAFPAIRANALYEGRYPLSTALARPLIARRMVQVAKDLKADAVAHGCTGKGNDQVRFDVAFASLDPALQVLTPAREWGMSREETISYGERFGIPAPVSKKSPYSIDLNLLGRSVEAGVLEDPNISAPEEVFAITSSIDEAPDRGEEIEIGFQAGNPVSLNGVNLEPVQLVTEANALAGRHGFGRIDMIENRVVGIKSREIYETPGLLLLIKAHQELESLTLAADVLRLKRQLEMQWADLVYQGLWFGPLKQALDSFLDCTQKDVNGVVRIHLQKGNATIIGRQSIQSSLYNSNMATYGKEDQFDHLAANGFIYIWGLPIRLWAAMRRN; translated from the coding sequence ATGGGACGGGCCAAGAGAGTAGTTCTTGCTTATTCAGGAGGGGTTGATACCAGTGTTTGCATTCCATATCTCAAAGAGGAATGGGGCGTTGAAGAGGTTATTGCGTTTGCGGCTGATTTGGGTCAGGGTGATGAACTTGAACCAATCCGCCAAAAAGCATTTAAAGCTGGGGCAATCGAATCTATAGTTGAAAATTTAATCAACCCGTTTGTTGAAGAATTTGCTTTTCCAGCTATTAGAGCAAATGCTCTTTATGAAGGTAGGTATCCACTTTCAACTGCTTTGGCAAGACCTTTGATTGCTCGGCGAATGGTTCAGGTCGCTAAGGATTTGAAGGCTGATGCCGTTGCTCATGGATGTACTGGTAAAGGAAATGATCAAGTGCGTTTTGATGTCGCTTTTGCTTCACTTGATCCGGCTTTACAGGTTCTCACACCTGCTAGGGAATGGGGCATGAGTAGAGAGGAAACCATCTCATACGGCGAGAGATTTGGTATTCCAGCCCCTGTCAGTAAGAAATCTCCTTATTCAATTGATTTGAATTTATTAGGGCGAAGTGTAGAAGCAGGTGTGCTTGAAGATCCCAATATTTCAGCGCCAGAAGAGGTTTTTGCTATTACTTCATCAATAGATGAAGCTCCTGATAGAGGTGAAGAGATAGAAATCGGTTTTCAAGCCGGTAACCCTGTTTCACTTAATGGAGTGAATTTGGAGCCTGTTCAACTTGTGACAGAGGCAAATGCCTTAGCTGGAAGACATGGCTTTGGTCGGATAGATATGATTGAGAATCGCGTTGTAGGGATCAAAAGCAGAGAGATTTATGAGACTCCAGGATTGCTTTTGTTAATCAAAGCTCATCAAGAATTGGAAAGTTTAACCCTTGCTGCTGATGTACTACGTTTAAAGCGGCAATTAGAAATGCAATGGGCTGATTTGGTATATCAAGGACTTTGGTTTGGCCCTCTAAAGCAGGCCTTAGATTCGTTTTTAGATTGTACTCAAAAAGATGTAAATGGTGTGGTGAGAATTCATCTTCAAAAGGGAAATGCGACAATTATTGGCCGGCAATCAATTCAATCTAGTCTTTATAATTCTAACATGGCTACATATGGAAAAGAGGATCAGTTTGATCATTTAGCAGCTAATGGATTTATTTATATTTGGGGTCTTCCTATTAGATTATGGGCTGCAATGAGGAGGAATTAA